Proteins from one Embleya scabrispora genomic window:
- the nuoK gene encoding NADH-quinone oxidoreductase subunit NuoK translates to MNPVNYLYLSALLFTIGAAGVLLRRNAIVVFMCVELMLNACNLAFVTFGRMHDNLDGQIIAFFTMVVAACEVVVGLSIIIAIFRSRRSASVDDASLMKW, encoded by the coding sequence GTGAACCCGGTGAACTACCTGTACCTGTCCGCGCTGTTGTTCACCATCGGCGCGGCCGGGGTGCTGCTCCGGCGCAACGCGATCGTCGTGTTCATGTGCGTCGAACTGATGCTGAACGCCTGCAATCTCGCGTTCGTGACGTTCGGCCGCATGCACGACAACCTCGACGGCCAGATCATCGCGTTCTTCACGATGGTCGTCGCCGCGTGCGAGGTCGTGGTCGGACTGTCCATCATCATCGCCATCTTCCGCAGCCGCCGTTCGGCCTCGGTCGACGACGCCAGCCTCATGAAGTGGTAG